One window of the Montipora foliosa isolate CH-2021 chromosome 4, ASM3666993v2, whole genome shotgun sequence genome contains the following:
- the LOC137999760 gene encoding neuropeptide Y receptor type 2-like — protein MRNWSAANFSLMQPANYSSFPEQHQTQLAKGKSELTTWTIVQVLAYYAMILLSLIGNTIVIKAIKRIRSKLRRQLHYLFIVNLSVSDLLFAVENIPMVCTYLLMNGSWKIEGTLGSFLCKFNSFTSLVLILTSNLTILAIGVERFCGTFCPLRVFISKKRAYFMIACTWLVSGIYSSPLLSSCFADLERSPDGSMKCHLYVQSQKVIHWFVLQTALLAAGFVTTLVLYTAIGIKIWRGKTPGIQLKSLQLRLHARKIKAVKMLAILVTVFYISFIPFSIYQLSVFFGFHLKLGSRYGQIAAFLMYCNGAINPVIYSVYNEGIRNEFKALFNCKKIILNPQRSLFLTSQITRRLKDLGLRQFHDTRDKAGPCQPRGLAVVAAPSDETNLVGFPFEETRL, from the coding sequence ATGAGGAACTGGAGCGCAGCAAATTTTAGCTTGATGCAACCAGCAAATTACAGTTCGTTCCCAGAGCAACACCAAACGCAACTGGCAAAAGGGAAAAGCGAGCTTACCACATGGACGATCGTTCAAGTGCTAGCTTACTATGCGATGATTCTTCTTTCCTTGATCGGCAACACGATCGTCATCAAGGCCATCAAGAGAATTCGATCAAAGCTTAGAAGGCAATTGCACTATCTGTTCATCGTGAACCTCTCTGTGTCTGATCTGTTATTTGCCGTGGAGAATATACCCATGGTCTGCACTTATTTGTTGATGAACGGAAGTTGGAAAATCGAAGGCACTCTGGGTTCCTTCCTTTGCAAGTTTAATTCGTTTACGTCTCTGGTCCTTATTCTGACGTCAAATCTAACGATTTTGGCCATTGGGGTCGAGAGATTTTGCGGGACATTTTGCCCTCTGAGAGTGTTTATTTCAAAGAAACGCGCTTATTTTATGATAGCTTGCACGTGGTTGGTAAGTGGAATATATTCTTCACCACTGCTTTCGTCTTGCTTCGCTGATCTTGAAAGATCTCCCGACGGAAGTATGAAATGTCACCTTTACGTCCAAAGCCAAAAGGTCATTCATTGGTTTGTGCTGCAAACGGCGCTACTAGCAGCTGGTTTCGTCACAACACTGGTGCTTTACACCGCAATTGGGATCAAAATATGGCGCGGAAAAACACCCGGAATACAACTTAAAAGCTTACAACTTCGACTGCACGCCAGGAAAATCAAAGCTGTGAAAATGCTTGCGATTTTGGTGACCGTATTTTACATCTCTTTCATACCATTTTCGATCTATCAGCTTTCAGTTTTTTTTGGGTTTCATCTCAAACTTGGTTCTCGTTATGGGCAAATCGCTGCGTTTCTTATGTACTGCAATGGAGCTATCAACCCGGTAATTTACAGCGTGTATAACGAGGGCATTAGAAATGAGTTCAAAGCCCTTTTCAATTGCAAGAAAATCATCTTGAATCCACAAAGAAGCCTTTTTTTGACCTCCCAAATCACAAGAAGATTAAAGGATTTGGGATTAAGGCAATTTCACGATACACGAGATAAAGCCGGTCCTTGTCAGCCGAGAGGGCTAGCTGTGGTTGCCGCGCCTTCAGATGAAACAAATCTAGTGGGTTTTCCTTTCGAGGAAACACGATTGTGA